One Doryrhamphus excisus isolate RoL2022-K1 chromosome 17, RoL_Dexc_1.0, whole genome shotgun sequence genomic region harbors:
- the kel gene encoding kell blood group glycoprotein isoform X2 codes for MSPTPNGFELSPSQPDPERGLHPSALFQLNLPTQEPAEANRQQQTEQDLQHLPGTNLEPQQTDERTQTKYRCPLCLFILGFCSCAAILGMTYYLHHFLDKNQAPVVTPCSSPACQRASVLLSVSADPFTHPCDYFKFSCGPDSGGHHREQNMQGHQRAKSRVRQSKTREDRNVKEKSTLDRETELFQYMREILESNDRLTSSAVQKAKSFYRSCLDTKSLDIAGVEPFLMLIQKLGGWPVSGQWNQTDFNVTLGVLMRDYATFPFFNLYVGKDPNDTASKKTKQYIQIDQPDLLIPIEWNSKTQKSQARTETLRPFLASCQRYLALLGAPASSNMIHVGMFISLSSELAVAATPLSHRMAKGELYQRMTIKELQHKAPAVDWLGCLQAAFHPQPLMEDDHVLLHNLRYIVQMSRIIGKWLTKHELSKSGPLHTFMVLNLLHTLMPALDSRFSDTAKNLSETLDHTGVRQRNFHFQNIFTMDGGALHQAAPRWKRCVIETERGFHGVLVHLLRENISGGEAEEMIYDILYSLKSQVHQLRWTDDKTLQFVMKKVKSITPRLVTTKEISDEAELDLLFSQVSVRMQSFFSNYLQLLSLWQKRRSKLLNVQNDATDILSVSPSLLGNDLIIPMGMFIPPLFHPTYPRAMNYGVLGFLLAKDVLHLLLPDVYSKSESVHAVGECVWSHYLTVTNKKGVLPLPAAQQQEVWLQYSALQIALKAYKRSLKKQPEDTSLSGFSLTRLFFMSFSQVNCNADPHHHLMPLEPSFLISAICAKSRLCPTNLECPKTTQRDLTLRC; via the exons ATGAGTCCAACTCCTAATGGATTCGAG CTATCACCATCACAGCCAGATCCTGAGAGGGGGCTTCACCCCTCAGCTCTGTTTCAGCTGAATCTCCCCACCCAAGAACCTGCAGAGGCCAACCGCCAACAGCAAACGGAGCAGGATCTTCAGCACCTACCAGGGACCAACCTTGAGCCACAACAGACAGATGAACGGACTCAAACAAAATATCGGTGTCCACTCTGTCTCTTCATTCTGGGCTTCTGTTCATGTGCTGCAATCCTGGGAATGACTTATTACCTACACCACTTTCTTGACAAGAACCAGGCACCCGTCG TCACCCCATGTTCCTCCCCAGCCTGCCAAAGGGCCTCGGTTCTTCTCTCTGTGTCTGCTGACCCCTTCACGCACCCGTGTGACTACTTCAAGTTCTCATGCGGACCTGACAGTGGGGGGCACCACCGAGAACAGAACATGCAGGGGCACCAGAGAGCAAAGTCCAGAGTACGGCAAAGCAAGACGAGAGAGGACCGGAACGTCAAAGAAAAGAGCACGCTGGATAGGGAAACTGAGCTGTTTCAGTATATGCGGGAAATTTTAG AATCCAATGACAGACTCACAAGCTCAGCTGTGCAGAAGGCCAAAAGCTTCTACCGCTCATGTTTGGACACCAAGTCCTTGGACATTGCTGGAGTGGAACCTTTCCTCATGCTCATCCAGAAG TTGGGGGGTTGGCCCGTGTCAGGCCAGTGGAATCAAACCGACTTTAACGTCACCCTCGGTGTGCTGATGAGGGACTACGCCACCTTCCCCTTCTTCAACCTCTATGTCGGCAAAGACCCTAATGACACGGCTAGCAAGAAGACCAAACAGTACATACAG ATTGATCAGCCAGACCTGTTGATCCCCATTGAATGGAACAGCAAGACGCAGAAGTCTCAAGCAAGAACAGAG ACGCTGCGTCCTTTCTTGGCTTCGTGTCAGAGGTACCTGGCGTTGCTGGGGGCCCCGGCCAGCAGCAACATGATCCACGTGGGGATGTTCATCTCTTTGTCTTCTGAGCTGGCTGTGGCCGCAACACCTCTGAGCCATCGCATGGCCAAAGGAGAGCTCTATCAGCGCATGACCATTAAAGAGTTACAG CACAAGGCTCCAGCCGTGGACTGGTTGGGGTGCCTGCAGGCTGCTTTCCACCCACAGCCCCTCATGGAAGACGACCACGTCCTCCTGCACAACTTGCGTTACATCGTGCAGATGTCCCGCATCATTGGCAAGTGGCTGACAAAGCACGAGCTGAGCAAAAG TGGCCCCCTCCATACCTTCATGGTGCTGAACTTGCTGCACACTTTAATGCCCGCCTTGGACTCCAGATTCTCTGACACAGCCAAGAACTTATCAGAGACTTTGGACCACACAGGCGTGAGGCAACGCAACTTCCACTTTCAAAACATCTTCACCATGGATGGTGGAGCTCTTCACCAGGCAGCCCCTCGCTGGAAGCGCTGCGTGATCGAAACCGAGCGAGGGTTCCACGGGGTTCTGGTACATCTGTTAAGGGAGAACATTTCAGGTGGAGAG GCAGAAGAGATGATTTACGACATCCTGTACTCGTTAAAGTCTCAAGTACACCAACTCAGGTGGACAGACGACAAGACTCTACAGTTTGTTATGAAAAAG GTTAAATCCATAACTCCAAGACTGGTGACTACAAAGGAAATCTCCGATGAGGCTGAGCTTGACTTGCTTTTTTCTCAG GTGTCTGTCCGCATGCAGAGTTTCTTCTCCAACTACCTGCAGCTTCTGTCCTTGTGGCAAAAGAGACGCAGCAAACTCTTGAATGTGCAGAATGATGCCACTGATAT TTTGTCCGTCTCGCCATCTCTTCTGGGAAATGACCTGATCATCCCCATGGGAATGTTTATCCCTCCTCTCTTCCATCCCACATATCCAAg AGCTATGAATTACGGCGTGTTGGGCTTCCTCCTTGCCAAAGACGTCCTTCACCTGCTTCTACCtgacg TTTACTCCAAGAGCGAGTCGGTGCACGCTGTGGGTGAGTGCGTGTGGTCCCATTACCTAACAGTGACAAACAAGAAGGGTGTGCTTCCACTTCCTGCAGCTCAGCAGCAGGAAGTGTGGCTGCAGTATTCGGCACTGCAGATAGCGCTGAAG GCTTATAAAAGGAGTTTAAAGAAGCAGCCGGAAGACACGTCACTCTCTGGATTCTCACTCACTCGACTGTTCTTTATGTCTTTTTCTCAG GTCAACTGCAACGCCGACCCTCATCATCATTTGATGCCATTGGAGCCTTCCTTCCTGATCTCAGCCATTTGTGCTAAGTCCCGTCTTTGTCCGACTAACCTCGAGTGTCCCAAAACAACTCAGCGGGATTTAACACTCAGATGCTGA
- the kel gene encoding kell blood group glycoprotein isoform X3, translated as MSPTPNGFELSPSQPDPERGLHPSALFQLNLPTQEPAEANRQQQTEQDLQHLPGTNLEPQQTDERTQTKYRCPLCLFILGFCSCAAILGMTYYLHHFLDKNQAPVVTPCSSPACQRASVLLSVSADPFTHPCDYFKFSCGPDSGGHHREQNMQGHQRAKSRVRQSKTREDRNVKEKSTLDRETELFQYMREILESNDRLTSSAVQKAKSFYRSCLDTKSLDIAGVEPFLMLIQKLGGWPVSGQWNQTDFNVTLGVLMRDYATFPFFNLYVGKDPNDTASKKTKQYIQIDQPDLLIPIEWNSKTQKSQARTETLRPFLASCQRYLALLGAPASSNMIHVGMFISLSSELAVAATPLSHRMAKGELYQRMTIKELQHKAPAVDWLGCLQAAFHPQPLMEDDHVLLHNLRYIVQMSRIIGKWLTKHELSKSGPLHTFMVLNLLHTLMPALDSRFSDTAKNLSETLDHTGVRQRNFHFQNIFTMDGGALHQAAPRWKRCVIETERGFHGVLVHLLRENISGGEAEEMIYDILYSLKSQVHQLRWTDDKTLQFVMKKVKSITPRLVTTKEISDEAELDLLFSQLTPSLQVSVRMQSFFSNYLQLLSLWQKRRSKLLNVQNDATDILSVSPSLLGNDLIIPMGMFIPPLFHPTYPRAMNYGVLGFLLAKDVLHLLLPDVYSKSESVHAVAQQQEVWLQYSALQIALKAYKRSLKKQPEDTSLSGFSLTRLFFMSFSQVNCNADPHHHLMPLEPSFLISAICAKSRLCPTNLECPKTTQRDLTLRC; from the exons ATGAGTCCAACTCCTAATGGATTCGAG CTATCACCATCACAGCCAGATCCTGAGAGGGGGCTTCACCCCTCAGCTCTGTTTCAGCTGAATCTCCCCACCCAAGAACCTGCAGAGGCCAACCGCCAACAGCAAACGGAGCAGGATCTTCAGCACCTACCAGGGACCAACCTTGAGCCACAACAGACAGATGAACGGACTCAAACAAAATATCGGTGTCCACTCTGTCTCTTCATTCTGGGCTTCTGTTCATGTGCTGCAATCCTGGGAATGACTTATTACCTACACCACTTTCTTGACAAGAACCAGGCACCCGTCG TCACCCCATGTTCCTCCCCAGCCTGCCAAAGGGCCTCGGTTCTTCTCTCTGTGTCTGCTGACCCCTTCACGCACCCGTGTGACTACTTCAAGTTCTCATGCGGACCTGACAGTGGGGGGCACCACCGAGAACAGAACATGCAGGGGCACCAGAGAGCAAAGTCCAGAGTACGGCAAAGCAAGACGAGAGAGGACCGGAACGTCAAAGAAAAGAGCACGCTGGATAGGGAAACTGAGCTGTTTCAGTATATGCGGGAAATTTTAG AATCCAATGACAGACTCACAAGCTCAGCTGTGCAGAAGGCCAAAAGCTTCTACCGCTCATGTTTGGACACCAAGTCCTTGGACATTGCTGGAGTGGAACCTTTCCTCATGCTCATCCAGAAG TTGGGGGGTTGGCCCGTGTCAGGCCAGTGGAATCAAACCGACTTTAACGTCACCCTCGGTGTGCTGATGAGGGACTACGCCACCTTCCCCTTCTTCAACCTCTATGTCGGCAAAGACCCTAATGACACGGCTAGCAAGAAGACCAAACAGTACATACAG ATTGATCAGCCAGACCTGTTGATCCCCATTGAATGGAACAGCAAGACGCAGAAGTCTCAAGCAAGAACAGAG ACGCTGCGTCCTTTCTTGGCTTCGTGTCAGAGGTACCTGGCGTTGCTGGGGGCCCCGGCCAGCAGCAACATGATCCACGTGGGGATGTTCATCTCTTTGTCTTCTGAGCTGGCTGTGGCCGCAACACCTCTGAGCCATCGCATGGCCAAAGGAGAGCTCTATCAGCGCATGACCATTAAAGAGTTACAG CACAAGGCTCCAGCCGTGGACTGGTTGGGGTGCCTGCAGGCTGCTTTCCACCCACAGCCCCTCATGGAAGACGACCACGTCCTCCTGCACAACTTGCGTTACATCGTGCAGATGTCCCGCATCATTGGCAAGTGGCTGACAAAGCACGAGCTGAGCAAAAG TGGCCCCCTCCATACCTTCATGGTGCTGAACTTGCTGCACACTTTAATGCCCGCCTTGGACTCCAGATTCTCTGACACAGCCAAGAACTTATCAGAGACTTTGGACCACACAGGCGTGAGGCAACGCAACTTCCACTTTCAAAACATCTTCACCATGGATGGTGGAGCTCTTCACCAGGCAGCCCCTCGCTGGAAGCGCTGCGTGATCGAAACCGAGCGAGGGTTCCACGGGGTTCTGGTACATCTGTTAAGGGAGAACATTTCAGGTGGAGAG GCAGAAGAGATGATTTACGACATCCTGTACTCGTTAAAGTCTCAAGTACACCAACTCAGGTGGACAGACGACAAGACTCTACAGTTTGTTATGAAAAAG GTTAAATCCATAACTCCAAGACTGGTGACTACAAAGGAAATCTCCGATGAGGCTGAGCTTGACTTGCTTTTTTCTCAG ctgACGCCATCCTTGCAGGTGTCTGTCCGCATGCAGAGTTTCTTCTCCAACTACCTGCAGCTTCTGTCCTTGTGGCAAAAGAGACGCAGCAAACTCTTGAATGTGCAGAATGATGCCACTGATAT TTTGTCCGTCTCGCCATCTCTTCTGGGAAATGACCTGATCATCCCCATGGGAATGTTTATCCCTCCTCTCTTCCATCCCACATATCCAAg AGCTATGAATTACGGCGTGTTGGGCTTCCTCCTTGCCAAAGACGTCCTTCACCTGCTTCTACCtgacg TTTACTCCAAGAGCGAGTCGGTGCACGCTGTGG CTCAGCAGCAGGAAGTGTGGCTGCAGTATTCGGCACTGCAGATAGCGCTGAAG GCTTATAAAAGGAGTTTAAAGAAGCAGCCGGAAGACACGTCACTCTCTGGATTCTCACTCACTCGACTGTTCTTTATGTCTTTTTCTCAG GTCAACTGCAACGCCGACCCTCATCATCATTTGATGCCATTGGAGCCTTCCTTCCTGATCTCAGCCATTTGTGCTAAGTCCCGTCTTTGTCCGACTAACCTCGAGTGTCCCAAAACAACTCAGCGGGATTTAACACTCAGATGCTGA
- the zyx gene encoding zyxin, translating to MESSSSSSSKPVMVTSSLNFKVTTPSFYNQPKKFASVAPPRPKSMTPPSAPSPMPVGTGVIGRVGDLPPPPPSLSDDFPPPPPPPPMDDDLPAPPPECQITPPASDAPAPAFPAPPPVADDLSLPPPLGESTGLSSFDSPPSLLPPPPPPAPPAPPLPATGNSFPSAAGHPQRAMEKQTSFDKQIDSLTDLLSEMETRGPFNPKLPSQYSTPSPKPAGPPPTAPKPTLSFLPPPEMGDRPPPAPWAEELKARTSRNHNLPPPAVAKSPFGARTATSSSSLAKKLNQNLNHSPYAASGEPKHPPASSTSTLPPPPAAAPAPPAPSNMATTSHTKSTPFVSQVNVNQSPPAAVPPTQPKTMASPPPLSSSSQPMKSPPATMPSRSGPVLTSGGGVPLNMREVEELERMTKDFIKNMDALPPVGPAPPTEVCGKCGEALSRTQPAVRAMDKLFHSNCFCCMTCHRPLQGMQFYDRDGTPQCEDCYMNSLAVCSRCGERITDRVLKAVGQCFHSQCFRCITCSCILEGAPFITDNNNNPYCVADYHRRFSPLCVSCNEPIIPAPGSEETVRVVALEKNFHLKCYRCEDCVRPLSIEADENGCYPLDGRILCMKCHSKRAKQAAQ from the exons ATGGAgagctccagcagcagcagcagcaagccGGTCATGGTGACGTCCTCACTCAACTTCAAGGTCACCACGCCATCCTTCTACAACCAGCCAAAGAAGTTTGCTTCGGTGGCACCACCGCGGCCCAAAAGTATGACGCCTCCCTCCGCTCCGTCGCCGATGCCCGTGGGCACAGGCGTGATTGGACGAGTGGGCGATCTGCCCCCGCCACCACCCTCACTCTCTGATG ATTTCCCTCCCCCGCCTCCTCCCCCGCCTATGGATGACGACTTGCCAGCCCCTCCCCCCGAATGTCAGATCACTCCTCCCGCCTCTGACGCCCCCGCTCCGGCCTTCCCGGCTCCGCCCCCTGTCGCAGATGACCTTTCCCTGCCGCCCCCCCTTGGGGAGAGCACCGGTTTGTCCAGTTTTGACTCACCCCCATcgctgctgccgccgccgccaccacctgCACCACCTGCACCACCCCTCCCCGCCACTGGTAATAGCTTCCCCAGTGCTGCTGGACACCCACAG AGGGCTATGGAGAAGCAAACAAGTTTTGATAAGCAGATCGACTCTCTGACCGACTTGCTTTCGGAAATGGAGACACGGGGCCCCTTCAACCCTAAG TTGCCAAGCCAGTATTCCACACCATCACCCAAACCAGCCGGTCCCCCACCAACAGCACCCAAACCAACTCTATCATTCCTCCCTCCTCCTGAGATGGGAGACCGCCCCCCTCCTGCACCGTGGGCAGAGGAGCTCAAAGCCCGCACGAGCCGTAATCACAACTTGCCGCCACCAGCAGTCGCCAAGTCTCCGTTTGGAGCAAGAACGGCCACTTCGTCATCGTCGCTGGCCAAAAAACTCAACCAGAACCTAAACCACTCTCCGTACGCAGCCAGTGGTGAGCCAAAACACCCCCCTGCATCGAGCACGAGCACTTTGCCCCCACCGCCAGCTGCTGCCCCTGCACCGCCTGCTCCGTCAAACATGGCCACCACTAGCCACACGAAGAGTACTCCATTTGTCAGTCAGGTGAATGTCAACCAAAGCCCACCTGCTGCCGTGCCACCGACCCAACCTAAGACTATGGCATCTCCTCCACCCTTGTCCTCCTCCAGTCAGCCAATGAAATCTCCTCCTGCAACCATG CCATCACGTTCTGGTCCAGTGTTAACCTCAGGTGGAGGTGTCCCCCTCAACATGAGGGAGGTGGAAGAACTTGAGAGAATGACCAAGGACTTCATCAAAAACATGGACGCTCTCCCACCTGTGGGCCCGGCCCCGCCTACTG AGGTTTGTGGCAAGTGTGGTGAGGCGTTGTCCCGTACTCAGCCAGCAGTGAGGGCCATGGATAAACTCTTCCACTCAAACTGCTTCTGTTGCATGACCTGCCATCGCCCCCTGCAGGGCATGCAGTTCTATGACAGGGATGGCACTCCACAGTGTGAGGACTGCTACATG AATTCCCTTGCAGTGTGTTCTCGATGCGGGGAGAGGATTACGGACCGCGTGCTGAAGGCGGTCGGTCAGTGTTTCCATTCTCAATGTTTCCGCTGCATTACCTGCTCCTGCATACTGGAGGGCGCGCCCTTCATCACcgataacaacaacaacccatACTGCGTCGCGGACTACCATAG GCGTTTCTCCCCTCTTTGTGTCAGCTGCAATGAGCCCATTATTCCAGCGCCAGGCAGTGAGGAGACAGTCCGGGTTGTGGCTCTTGAGAAGAACTTCCATCTCAAGTGTTACCGCTGCGAA GACTGTGTTCGCCCTCTCTCCATAGAAGCGGATGAAAATGGCTGCTACCCACTGGATGGTCGCATCCTGTGTATGAAGTGCCACTCCAAGCGAGCCAAGCAGGCCGCCCAGTGA
- the kel gene encoding kell blood group glycoprotein isoform X1 — MSPTPNGFELSPSQPDPERGLHPSALFQLNLPTQEPAEANRQQQTEQDLQHLPGTNLEPQQTDERTQTKYRCPLCLFILGFCSCAAILGMTYYLHHFLDKNQAPVVTPCSSPACQRASVLLSVSADPFTHPCDYFKFSCGPDSGGHHREQNMQGHQRAKSRVRQSKTREDRNVKEKSTLDRETELFQYMREILESNDRLTSSAVQKAKSFYRSCLDTKSLDIAGVEPFLMLIQKLGGWPVSGQWNQTDFNVTLGVLMRDYATFPFFNLYVGKDPNDTASKKTKQYIQIDQPDLLIPIEWNSKTQKSQARTETLRPFLASCQRYLALLGAPASSNMIHVGMFISLSSELAVAATPLSHRMAKGELYQRMTIKELQHKAPAVDWLGCLQAAFHPQPLMEDDHVLLHNLRYIVQMSRIIGKWLTKHELSKSGPLHTFMVLNLLHTLMPALDSRFSDTAKNLSETLDHTGVRQRNFHFQNIFTMDGGALHQAAPRWKRCVIETERGFHGVLVHLLRENISGGEAEEMIYDILYSLKSQVHQLRWTDDKTLQFVMKKVKSITPRLVTTKEISDEAELDLLFSQLTPSLQVSVRMQSFFSNYLQLLSLWQKRRSKLLNVQNDATDILSVSPSLLGNDLIIPMGMFIPPLFHPTYPRAMNYGVLGFLLAKDVLHLLLPDVYSKSESVHAVGECVWSHYLTVTNKKGVLPLPAAQQQEVWLQYSALQIALKAYKRSLKKQPEDTSLSGFSLTRLFFMSFSQVNCNADPHHHLMPLEPSFLISAICAKSRLCPTNLECPKTTQRDLTLRC, encoded by the exons ATGAGTCCAACTCCTAATGGATTCGAG CTATCACCATCACAGCCAGATCCTGAGAGGGGGCTTCACCCCTCAGCTCTGTTTCAGCTGAATCTCCCCACCCAAGAACCTGCAGAGGCCAACCGCCAACAGCAAACGGAGCAGGATCTTCAGCACCTACCAGGGACCAACCTTGAGCCACAACAGACAGATGAACGGACTCAAACAAAATATCGGTGTCCACTCTGTCTCTTCATTCTGGGCTTCTGTTCATGTGCTGCAATCCTGGGAATGACTTATTACCTACACCACTTTCTTGACAAGAACCAGGCACCCGTCG TCACCCCATGTTCCTCCCCAGCCTGCCAAAGGGCCTCGGTTCTTCTCTCTGTGTCTGCTGACCCCTTCACGCACCCGTGTGACTACTTCAAGTTCTCATGCGGACCTGACAGTGGGGGGCACCACCGAGAACAGAACATGCAGGGGCACCAGAGAGCAAAGTCCAGAGTACGGCAAAGCAAGACGAGAGAGGACCGGAACGTCAAAGAAAAGAGCACGCTGGATAGGGAAACTGAGCTGTTTCAGTATATGCGGGAAATTTTAG AATCCAATGACAGACTCACAAGCTCAGCTGTGCAGAAGGCCAAAAGCTTCTACCGCTCATGTTTGGACACCAAGTCCTTGGACATTGCTGGAGTGGAACCTTTCCTCATGCTCATCCAGAAG TTGGGGGGTTGGCCCGTGTCAGGCCAGTGGAATCAAACCGACTTTAACGTCACCCTCGGTGTGCTGATGAGGGACTACGCCACCTTCCCCTTCTTCAACCTCTATGTCGGCAAAGACCCTAATGACACGGCTAGCAAGAAGACCAAACAGTACATACAG ATTGATCAGCCAGACCTGTTGATCCCCATTGAATGGAACAGCAAGACGCAGAAGTCTCAAGCAAGAACAGAG ACGCTGCGTCCTTTCTTGGCTTCGTGTCAGAGGTACCTGGCGTTGCTGGGGGCCCCGGCCAGCAGCAACATGATCCACGTGGGGATGTTCATCTCTTTGTCTTCTGAGCTGGCTGTGGCCGCAACACCTCTGAGCCATCGCATGGCCAAAGGAGAGCTCTATCAGCGCATGACCATTAAAGAGTTACAG CACAAGGCTCCAGCCGTGGACTGGTTGGGGTGCCTGCAGGCTGCTTTCCACCCACAGCCCCTCATGGAAGACGACCACGTCCTCCTGCACAACTTGCGTTACATCGTGCAGATGTCCCGCATCATTGGCAAGTGGCTGACAAAGCACGAGCTGAGCAAAAG TGGCCCCCTCCATACCTTCATGGTGCTGAACTTGCTGCACACTTTAATGCCCGCCTTGGACTCCAGATTCTCTGACACAGCCAAGAACTTATCAGAGACTTTGGACCACACAGGCGTGAGGCAACGCAACTTCCACTTTCAAAACATCTTCACCATGGATGGTGGAGCTCTTCACCAGGCAGCCCCTCGCTGGAAGCGCTGCGTGATCGAAACCGAGCGAGGGTTCCACGGGGTTCTGGTACATCTGTTAAGGGAGAACATTTCAGGTGGAGAG GCAGAAGAGATGATTTACGACATCCTGTACTCGTTAAAGTCTCAAGTACACCAACTCAGGTGGACAGACGACAAGACTCTACAGTTTGTTATGAAAAAG GTTAAATCCATAACTCCAAGACTGGTGACTACAAAGGAAATCTCCGATGAGGCTGAGCTTGACTTGCTTTTTTCTCAG ctgACGCCATCCTTGCAGGTGTCTGTCCGCATGCAGAGTTTCTTCTCCAACTACCTGCAGCTTCTGTCCTTGTGGCAAAAGAGACGCAGCAAACTCTTGAATGTGCAGAATGATGCCACTGATAT TTTGTCCGTCTCGCCATCTCTTCTGGGAAATGACCTGATCATCCCCATGGGAATGTTTATCCCTCCTCTCTTCCATCCCACATATCCAAg AGCTATGAATTACGGCGTGTTGGGCTTCCTCCTTGCCAAAGACGTCCTTCACCTGCTTCTACCtgacg TTTACTCCAAGAGCGAGTCGGTGCACGCTGTGGGTGAGTGCGTGTGGTCCCATTACCTAACAGTGACAAACAAGAAGGGTGTGCTTCCACTTCCTGCAGCTCAGCAGCAGGAAGTGTGGCTGCAGTATTCGGCACTGCAGATAGCGCTGAAG GCTTATAAAAGGAGTTTAAAGAAGCAGCCGGAAGACACGTCACTCTCTGGATTCTCACTCACTCGACTGTTCTTTATGTCTTTTTCTCAG GTCAACTGCAACGCCGACCCTCATCATCATTTGATGCCATTGGAGCCTTCCTTCCTGATCTCAGCCATTTGTGCTAAGTCCCGTCTTTGTCCGACTAACCTCGAGTGTCCCAAAACAACTCAGCGGGATTTAACACTCAGATGCTGA
- the emg1 gene encoding ribosomal RNA small subunit methyltransferase NEP1, giving the protein MAAANGKKRGLEHLDEYEPKAAKHLRSLHDRMAERRLVVILEGASLETVKVGKSFELLNCDQHKNIIIKSGRDPGHIRPDITHQCLLMLMDSPLNRAGLLQVYIHTAKNALIEINPQTRIPRTFTRFCGLMVQLLHKLSVRAADGPHKLLRIIKNPVSDHLPPGCPRISTSFSAGEAVGPRSLVPEGPAAVVIGAFAHGAVNVDYTEKTVSISNYPLSAALTCAKMCSAFEEVWGVL; this is encoded by the exons ATGGCGGCTGCCAACGGGAAGAAGCGTGGTCTGGAACATTTGGACGAATATGAACCGAAAGCTGCAAAACATCTCCGTAGTCTGCATGACCGCATGGCGGAGAGGCGGTTAGTTGTTATTCTGGAGGGAGCCTCGTTAGAAACTGTGAAG gTTGGTAAAAGTTTCGAGTTGCTGAATTGtgatcaacacaaaaacattatcATAAAAAGTGGAAGGGATCCAGGACACATCAGACCGGATATCACACATCAG TGTTTGCTCATGTTAATGGATAGTCCGCTGAACAGAGCCGGCCTGCTGCAGGTTTACATCCACACGGCGAAAAACGCCTTAATCGAGATCAACCCACAGACTCGCATCCCAAGAACCTTCACTCGCTTCTGTGGCCTTATGG ttcagCTACTGCACAAGCTTAGCGTGCGAGCAGCCGACGGTCCTCACAAGCTTTTGAGAATAATCAAGAATCCCGTGTCGGACCACCTGCCACCCGGCTGCCCGCGGATCTCAACTTCCTTCTCCGCCGGAGAGGCCGTGGGCCCTCGCTCCTTGGTGCCGGAAGGACCGGCTGCAGTGGTGATCGGCGCGTTTGCACATGGAGCG GTGAATGTGGACTACACGGAGAAGACGGTGTCCATCAGTAACTACCCCCTTTCTGCTGCACTCACCTGTGCAAAGATGTGCTCGGCCTTTGAGGAGGTATGGGGGGTTTTGTGA